A stretch of Ranitomeya variabilis isolate aRanVar5 chromosome 3, aRanVar5.hap1, whole genome shotgun sequence DNA encodes these proteins:
- the MRPL48 gene encoding large ribosomal subunit protein mL48, whose amino-acid sequence MLPVRGGTLLRSTAAVCSAGDLKLQSSDRLCCPLKFFSGLRYRITGHSWPQSCNPGVRVEDRRSYRSQPTHGIGRYRFLLPPEVDQKKKGKLLKKEIKQGTEYEYGVLNFQVSGHNMLYVEHFAQYMHNFFNQMSIKVEESYAKPTKTKEMLLLPDVGNKMFVDSVLTVHERIVQVSGVSAIMAPIIIEVFTMNQPEGVNLLVKEHTDTDYLERFKARPDLDNLRASIN is encoded by the exons ATGCTGCCTGTCAGAGGGGGGACCCTGCTGAGGTCCACGGCTGCTGTCTGCAG tgccggggacttgaagctgcaatcgtctgatcgcttgtgctgtcCATTGAAGTTCTTCAGCGGCTTGCgata cagaattacaggacaCAGTTGGCCCCAGAGCTGTAATCCCG GTGTCCGGGTAGAAGATAGAAGATCCTACAGGTCACAACCCACTCACGGCATCGGCCGCTACAGGTTCCTGTTACCCCCAGAAGTG GACCAAAAGAAAAAAGGCAAGTTGTTAAAAAAGGAGATTAAACAAGGCACAGAGTATGAATACGGGGTGTTAAACTTCCAAGTATCCGGACACAACATGCTCTATGTGGAACATTTCGCTCAGTACATGCATAATTTCTTCAACCAGATGTCCATTAAAGTAGAGGAAAG TTACGCTAAACCAACCAAAACTAAGGAAATGCTGCTGTTACCGGACGTGGGGAACAAGATGTTCGTGGACTCGGTGCTGACCGTCCATGAGCGGATCGTCCAG GTTAGCGGAGTAAGCGCCATCATGGCTCCCATTATCATAGAAGTGTTCACCATGAACCAGCCTGAAGGGGTTAACTTATTGGTAAAGGAG CACACGGACACCGATTACCTGGAGAGATTCAAGGCACGACCAGATCTGGACAACCTGCGAGCGTCAATAAACTGA
- the COA4 gene encoding cytochrome c oxidase assembly factor 4 homolog, mitochondrial produces MAVPTSQPHDRSRKQQDEEDPVDQMIARTGCTAFHYAVQECMAEHQDWRRCQDQVQDFRNCMQDYQTRRMEELRKKRGHTPEAAS; encoded by the coding sequence ATGGCTGTCCCAACGTCTCAACCTCACGACCGCAGTCGCAAGCAGCAGGACGAGGAGGACCCGGTGGATCAGATGATCGCGAGGACCGGTTGTACGGCGTTTCACTACGCGGTACAGGAGTGTATGGCGGAGCACCAGGACTGGAGGCGCTGCCAGGACCAAGTGCAGGACTTCAGGAACTGTATGCAGGACTATCAGacgaggaggatggaggagctgaGGAAGAAGAGGGGTCACACGCCTGAGGCTGCTTCCTAG